A single region of the Thermococcus paralvinellae genome encodes:
- the topA gene encoding DNA topoisomerase I translates to MVTLIIAEKPNVAKKIAHALAEGKPVRKTLYGVPYYELTRDGKKIIVAPAVGHLYTLAPKTKTYGYPIFDIEWVPVYVAEKGKSYAKDYIKALRELAKRADEFVVACDYDTEGEVIGYTALKYACGVDPKKAKRMKFSALTKRDILKAWYNIEPTINFGMADAGIARHVLDWYWGVNLSRALTHAIKRASGKWMILSTGRVQGPTLKFLVEREKEIANFKPTPYWVIKMILEKNGKQYTATYEKERILDEEEAKRIVQEAKKGPAFVEKVEVKQQKRNPPHPFDLGTLQREAYSAFGYSPKKTLDIAQRLYERGFTSYPRTSSQKLPKNLNYRYIIQSLAKITEYKPFAHELLGKSQLKPVEGPKDDPAHPAIYPTGELPKPGELTQEEKNIYDLIVRRFLAAFADPAVREIMKVIINSNNHRFILSGARTVKEGWLKIYGKYVSFDEVILPKFREGEPVKVIQIKREKKKTKPPSRYSPASVIKKMEDLGIGTKATRAQILETLYQRGYIEGKKKIKVTPLGMKVVEALEKNVPEIVSVELTREFEEKMEEIMKRKLSKDRVIEEAKEQLIKILKEFKAKELDIGRELMEKLIESEEKKTKKSKKKTAKELTAEEEEAIKRAADNEKGKEEGKRNNNEIIVGKCPKCGGDLVVRYNRKTGKRFVGCSNWPNCDVTYPLLQRGEIIPTGKVCPECGNAPIVKIREGNREYEVCLNMNCKKWKRRSGKNY, encoded by the coding sequence ATGGTCACGCTCATCATAGCAGAGAAGCCTAATGTTGCAAAAAAGATAGCACATGCCTTAGCTGAAGGAAAACCAGTACGAAAAACTTTGTATGGTGTTCCATACTACGAACTAACAAGAGATGGAAAAAAGATTATTGTAGCTCCAGCAGTTGGTCATCTTTATACACTAGCTCCAAAAACTAAAACTTATGGTTATCCAATTTTTGACATCGAGTGGGTTCCTGTCTATGTTGCTGAAAAAGGAAAAAGTTATGCTAAAGATTATATCAAAGCTTTGAGAGAGCTCGCAAAGAGAGCTGATGAATTTGTAGTTGCTTGTGACTATGATACCGAAGGTGAGGTCATTGGATACACAGCATTAAAATACGCCTGCGGTGTTGACCCAAAGAAAGCAAAGCGTATGAAGTTCTCAGCTTTAACAAAACGAGATATCCTTAAGGCATGGTACAACATTGAGCCAACAATAAACTTTGGAATGGCTGATGCTGGAATAGCCAGACATGTTCTTGATTGGTATTGGGGTGTCAACCTTTCGAGAGCTCTAACACATGCCATAAAGCGTGCAAGCGGCAAATGGATGATTTTAAGCACGGGTAGAGTTCAAGGGCCGACACTCAAATTCTTAGTTGAACGAGAAAAGGAAATTGCAAACTTCAAGCCGACTCCATACTGGGTAATAAAGATGATTTTGGAGAAAAACGGGAAACAGTATACAGCTACTTACGAAAAAGAACGCATCTTAGATGAAGAAGAAGCAAAGCGCATTGTTCAAGAGGCCAAGAAAGGGCCAGCTTTTGTCGAGAAAGTTGAAGTTAAGCAACAGAAGAGGAATCCTCCCCATCCATTTGACTTGGGAACACTCCAGAGAGAGGCGTATTCTGCTTTTGGTTATTCCCCAAAGAAGACCTTAGACATTGCACAAAGGCTGTATGAGCGTGGATTTACGAGCTACCCCAGAACCTCCTCCCAGAAACTCCCTAAAAACCTAAACTACAGATACATAATTCAAAGCCTCGCAAAGATTACAGAGTACAAGCCCTTTGCCCATGAGCTTTTGGGTAAATCTCAGCTAAAACCAGTTGAAGGGCCAAAAGATGACCCAGCTCATCCAGCAATTTATCCTACTGGTGAATTACCAAAACCTGGAGAGCTAACTCAAGAGGAGAAGAACATCTACGATTTGATAGTTAGAAGATTCTTGGCAGCATTTGCAGACCCAGCAGTTAGAGAGATAATGAAGGTCATAATAAACTCAAACAATCACAGGTTCATTTTAAGCGGAGCAAGAACAGTAAAGGAAGGCTGGCTTAAAATTTACGGCAAATATGTCAGCTTTGATGAAGTTATTCTGCCCAAGTTTAGAGAAGGTGAACCTGTCAAGGTTATTCAAATCAAGCGTGAGAAAAAGAAGACAAAGCCACCTTCGAGATACTCTCCAGCGAGTGTCATTAAGAAGATGGAAGATTTAGGAATAGGAACAAAGGCGACAAGAGCTCAAATTTTAGAGACACTCTATCAAAGAGGCTACATTGAAGGGAAGAAGAAAATTAAGGTAACTCCTCTCGGCATGAAAGTAGTTGAAGCTTTGGAAAAGAACGTGCCGGAAATTGTCAGCGTTGAACTTACAAGAGAATTCGAAGAAAAAATGGAAGAAATCATGAAGCGAAAACTGAGCAAAGATAGGGTTATTGAAGAAGCAAAGGAACAGCTGATAAAAATTCTCAAGGAGTTTAAAGCCAAAGAGCTTGACATAGGCAGAGAACTGATGGAAAAACTTATTGAGAGTGAAGAAAAGAAAACAAAGAAATCAAAGAAAAAGACTGCTAAAGAACTGACAGCAGAAGAGGAAGAAGCAATAAAGCGGGCTGCTGATAATGAAAAAGGAAAAGAAGAAGGAAAAAGAAATAATAATGAAATAATTGTAGGAAAATGCCCTAAATGTGGTGGAGATTTAGTTGTGAGGTACAACAGAAAAACAGGAAAGAGGTTTGTCGGCTGTTCTAACTGGCCTAATTGTGATGTTACGTATCCTCTCCTCCAGAGAGGGGAAATAATTCCAACGGG
- a CDS encoding cupin domain-containing protein, which yields MSITPEVKKLKDMVEYQENSIVSRTIIDKKTGTVTIFAFDKGQGLSEHTAPFDAVVYVLDGEAEVIISGRSYYLKEGDMIVMPANEPHALRALDRFKMLLIMIKEE from the coding sequence ATGAGCATAACTCCAGAAGTTAAAAAGCTGAAGGATATGGTGGAGTATCAAGAGAACTCAATAGTGAGCAGAACTATAATAGACAAAAAAACTGGTACCGTGACCATTTTTGCATTTGATAAAGGGCAGGGGCTGAGCGAGCATACTGCTCCTTTTGATGCCGTTGTGTATGTTTTAGATGGCGAAGCTGAAGTTATCATTTCAGGCAGGTCGTATTACCTCAAAGAAGGGGATATGATAGTGATGCCTGCCAACGAACCTCATGCGTTGAGAGCATTGGACAGATTTAAGATGCTCTTAATAATGATAAAGGAGGAATAG